DNA from SAR324 cluster bacterium:
TAGCCAGTGGATATGATTGGCAAGGGGTGGTTAAGAACTCTCGAGGCAGGTTTGCAACTGCTCTTCAGAATTTAGCACGTTAAAGAGGTTCTCAATCGAGCCATCATATTCATTTGCTGCAAAGACGTACTGATGGTTCTGATGCATCACTCGCTCAAAAGTTGAGTATTTATCAGTGGGACACCCTGTCAATGAAGCAAGGGCTTCAAGATGAGTGCCTGAACCTTGGGCACTTTCCTCCGCAATTTCCTCATAGCTTTCGTTAAAGAACTTCTCGATGTTTGCACTCTTCCAGTCACAGTTCGTGGTGATGATGGTAAAGTCTGTGGTGGCGTAGGAACTAGCTGTCGTATGGTCGGAAGAGGTTTTTGTTAATTCAGTAGAAATTTCGAAAATAGTGGTGGGTGGTGTCGGATTGACCCCTACCCGATTTTGCTTGTGTCCAACGGTCCATGCTCCTGCCCAAATTCCTAGATGACAGGCAAATAGCGTGCTGGAACTGATCAGCAAAAAAATTATCGAGATCGTAAACGCAGTGATGGTTGTTCGCATATCCCCCCAGATTTTGCGATTAGAATGGAAGTAAATTGATCTGGGGGAATGCACCGAATATTCCTGCATTTAAAACTTGCTGTAAGCCACGAGCTTAACTAGAAATCAAAAAGCTCTAGTTTCAGTCGTTGAAGTGTTTTCTGAAATGATCTTTTGATGAGTCTAAGATCCAAATTTGTAGGAAATTACAGGTTTCTTGCAGAGGTATTCACTTATCGTTCAGTGAGTATCTTGGTAACGAAACTGAAGAATCGTTCCAGGATGATGAAGGTCTTTCGTACTCCCTCCTTGACTCGCTTTGGTCAGTCCCTCGCTGTCTGTGATGAGATAGAAAGTTTTGCCATCAGGATGGATTGCTATGTCTCTGTAGCGATTTTGTGTCCGAAATAACGACTCTGGACTCTCTTCAATTCGAGAACGGGAGTTATCCAACTTGAGTCTGTAAAGTTGCCCATGCTTGAGACTCACGACCAACAGAGATGAAGACCAATTGGGAATATTGTCTGACCCATAGGTTTCCAAACTTGAAGTGGCTATAGTGGGCCAACAAATGAACTCGTGCCTACAGGATTGCTGTCTAAAATTATGATCATTAGGAACTGTGAAGAAGGTTTGTAAGGGTTCTTTAAAGTTGTAATGATACCAATCGGATTCTAAGTTGGTTTGAATTGACTTCGGACAGAAGTAATCACTAAATTTCAGAGCTTCACAGGAGGGATGAGTTGACCAGTTACAGTAGGTATAAGCCTGGTTATCTTGTTTACCTGCGATATGCGGCCAGCCATAATTCATTCCTGCTTCAATTCGGTTTAACTCGTCATCCGACTTGGGTCCATGCTCACTGGAGAAAAGATCACCATTCTTACTGAAAGCTAATCCCTGGGCATTGCGATGCCCATAAGAATATATGTGACTTTGTACCCTCGAAATGA
Protein-coding regions in this window:
- a CDS encoding PQQ-dependent sugar dehydrogenase, with product MLTRIVLIWVIPSTVVLASTDAFQRSQVGPVGLLKDPWEILYAPNGKLWITERSKGEVSEVDPQSGVKRKLLKIEDVYPFVGQAGLLGMDHHPNLGKGVNEDWVYLTYTYQSGDRPFQKLVRYRYENLNDLGQFVDPIILLENLPSSNDHISGRLKVGPDKKIYLTIGDMGSNQFGNKCKPIESQRIPTSEEIQQQDWSAYKGKILRINLDGSVPIDNPLISRVQSHIYSYGHRNAQGLAFSKNGDLFSSEHGPKSDDELNRIEAGMNYGWPHIAGKQDNQAYTYCNWSTHPSCEALKFSDYFCPKSIQTNLESDWYHYNFKEPLQTFFTVPNDHNFRQQSCRHEFICWPTIATSSLETYGSDNIPNWSSSLLVVSLKHGQLYRLKLDNSRSRIEESPESLFRTQNRYRDIAIHPDGKTFYLITDSEGLTKASQGGSTKDLHHPGTILQFRYQDTH
- a CDS encoding DUF3015 family protein, giving the protein MRTTITAFTISIIFLLISSSTLFACHLGIWAGAWTVGHKQNRVGVNPTPPTTIFEISTELTKTSSDHTTASSYATTDFTIITTNCDWKSANIEKFFNESYEEIAEESAQGSGTHLEALASLTGCPTDKYSTFERVMHQNHQYVFAANEYDGSIENLFNVLNSEEQLQTCLESS